From one Sulfurimonas sp. HSL-3221 genomic stretch:
- a CDS encoding transglutaminase-like domain-containing protein translates to MARSITAGRAAGYDQCTAIVEYIRNTVQYAPGMGQQIISAAELNQTGRGVCRDMAHLGIACCRALSIPARMVVGYLEHLAPMDLHAWLEAFVGGRWYTFDPTQSNLRGGRIAIAYGRDAADVAIYTQFGDPVELLNMSVNVERIAMPSSG, encoded by the coding sequence ATGGCGAGATCGATCACGGCGGGCCGGGCTGCCGGATACGACCAGTGCACCGCCATCGTCGAGTATATCCGCAATACCGTTCAGTACGCACCCGGTATGGGGCAGCAGATCATCAGCGCCGCCGAACTCAACCAGACGGGCCGCGGCGTCTGCCGCGACATGGCCCATCTGGGCATCGCCTGCTGCCGGGCGCTGTCGATACCGGCACGCATGGTCGTCGGCTACCTGGAACACCTCGCACCGATGGACCTTCACGCCTGGCTTGAAGCCTTTGTGGGCGGTCGCTGGTATACGTTCGATCCGACACAAAGCAATCTGCGCGGAGGGCGCATTGCGATCGCTTACGGACGGGATGCGGCCGACGTTGCCATCTATACGCAATTTGGCGATCCCGTCGAACTCCTGAATATGTCTGTCAATGTCGAACGGATAGCTATGCCTTCCTCCGGTTAA
- the trhA gene encoding PAQR family membrane homeostasis protein TrhA encodes MNPVSDSGHNDPFSTISHMVAALVFIWYGFRLILLSHGTRLRVISVGIYVFSVIFLLSMSGVYHYLETGGEARAVLQRLDHAGIFVLIAGTFTPIHAILFRGFLRWGFLAFVWTFAVTALTLKTIYFNDLSEWVGLTLYIGFGWLGVVSGYASYRLYGFAFIRPLLFGALAYTAGANMDFLRWPTVIPGVIGPHEMFHIAIIAGIAWHWQFIDRIVKRQTERA; translated from the coding sequence ATGAATCCTGTTTCTGATTCCGGGCATAATGATCCGTTCAGCACCATCAGCCACATGGTGGCGGCACTCGTTTTTATCTGGTACGGCTTTCGATTGATTTTGCTGTCGCACGGTACCCGTCTGCGCGTTATTTCCGTCGGCATCTATGTATTTTCTGTCATTTTTTTGTTATCGATGAGCGGTGTTTATCATTATCTTGAAACAGGCGGCGAGGCGCGTGCCGTTTTGCAGCGGCTCGACCATGCGGGCATTTTCGTCCTGATCGCCGGTACCTTTACACCGATTCACGCCATCCTGTTCCGCGGTTTCCTCCGATGGGGATTCCTTGCATTTGTCTGGACCTTTGCCGTCACGGCGCTGACCCTGAAAACGATCTACTTCAACGATCTGTCGGAGTGGGTTGGATTGACGCTGTACATCGGCTTCGGCTGGCTGGGGGTCGTTTCCGGTTATGCATCGTACCGGCTGTACGGATTCGCGTTCATCAGGCCGTTGTTATTCGGCGCCCTGGCCTATACCGCCGGGGCCAATATGGATTTTCTGCGGTGGCCTACGGTCATCCCGGGTGTGATCGGGCCGCACGAGATGTTCCATATCGCGATTATTGCCGGTATCGCCTGGCACTGGCAGTTCATCGACCGCATCGTCAAACGGCAAACTGAAAGGGCATGA
- a CDS encoding DEAD/DEAH box helicase, with protein MSFTGLGLIGAIERALRENGYVEPTPVQQRVIPLLLEGRDVIARAQTGSGKSAGFVLPLLQLWSQRKGEGKAKIKALVLTPTRELTLQVAQAFETFGAFLPKPPKVVSIIGGERIGDQLYAVQQGCDVVVATSGRLIDVLSKKQMNLSHLEFLVLDEADKMLDLGFAEELDLILPQLPEKRQNLLFSATYPPKMQAIASRITQEAVEVAFASEAPTVQSIEQRVIEVDREKRGPLLRHLLESEPWEQVLVFMANKRAADNIAAKFRKYGFSAESFHGDLTQEERSATLEDFKQKQFRILFATDLVGRGLHVEDIDCVVNFDLPRSPADYIHRIGRTGRAGKSGTAVSFIDHETQAHFKVIEKRAKIRLPRERVEGFELTGEAPVKTKGPAPVKGKKKSKKDRLREQAQKEAEGR; from the coding sequence ATGTCGTTTACCGGACTCGGACTTATCGGCGCGATCGAACGCGCATTGCGGGAGAACGGCTACGTCGAACCGACGCCCGTACAGCAGCGGGTGATCCCGCTGCTGCTCGAAGGCAGGGACGTCATAGCACGTGCGCAGACGGGCAGCGGCAAAAGCGCCGGGTTTGTGCTGCCGCTCCTGCAGCTCTGGTCGCAGCGCAAAGGGGAGGGCAAGGCGAAGATCAAGGCCCTGGTGCTGACCCCGACGCGGGAGCTGACGCTGCAGGTGGCGCAGGCGTTCGAGACCTTCGGCGCTTTCCTGCCGAAGCCGCCCAAGGTCGTCAGCATCATCGGCGGCGAGCGCATCGGCGATCAGCTTTACGCCGTGCAGCAGGGGTGCGATGTCGTCGTGGCAACCTCCGGGCGGCTCATCGACGTACTGAGCAAGAAGCAGATGAACCTCTCGCATCTGGAGTTCCTGGTCCTCGACGAGGCGGACAAGATGCTTGACCTCGGCTTTGCCGAAGAGCTGGATCTTATTCTGCCGCAGCTTCCCGAAAAGCGGCAGAATCTTCTTTTTTCCGCGACCTATCCGCCGAAGATGCAGGCTATCGCATCGCGCATTACGCAGGAAGCCGTGGAAGTGGCCTTTGCGTCGGAGGCACCGACGGTTCAGAGTATTGAGCAGCGGGTCATCGAGGTGGACCGCGAGAAGCGCGGGCCGCTGCTGCGCCATCTGCTGGAGAGCGAACCGTGGGAGCAGGTTCTGGTCTTTATGGCCAACAAGCGCGCGGCGGACAATATCGCCGCGAAGTTCCGCAAGTACGGCTTTTCGGCGGAGTCGTTCCACGGCGACCTCACGCAGGAGGAGCGCAGCGCGACGCTGGAGGATTTCAAGCAGAAACAGTTCCGCATCCTCTTCGCCACCGATCTCGTCGGGAGGGGACTGCATGTCGAGGATATCGACTGTGTCGTCAACTTCGACCTTCCGCGCTCCCCGGCGGATTACATCCACCGCATCGGGCGGACAGGGCGCGCCGGAAAATCGGGCACGGCCGTTTCGTTCATCGACCATGAGACGCAGGCGCATTTCAAGGTCATCGAAAAACGCGCGAAGATCCGGCTGCCGCGCGAGCGGGTCGAAGGCTTTGAACTGACCGGCGAAGCCCCGGTTAAGACAAAAGGCCCGGCCCCGGTAAAGGGAAAGAAAAAAAGCAAGAAAGACCGTCTGCGCGAACAGGCCCAAAAAGAGGCCGAAGGGCGCTAG
- a CDS encoding fused protease/ribonucleoside-triphosphate reductase, with translation MSDSDTKMMITERFELKEQICGALRQRKPEFGFGGFGETTYYRTYSRKMEDGSQEHWADTVIRVTNGVMSVRKHHYALSRLHWDEGYWQSYAAEMAEAMFEMKWLPPGRGLWAMGTEYVYTRGAAALNNCGAVDTADLATAADWTMDMLMCGVGVGFNTAWKGRGTAVPDKSRPVPFVIPDSREGWVASVRLLIESYTRGGAWFTFDYDMIRPAGAPIRGFGGTASGPEPLKTLHRRIESYLDAFCAGETDATRCTADIFNAIGACVVAGNVRRSAEIALGSAEDESFLSLKDYERFPERAEIGWMSNNTVVLKKTEDFAKLPIIAKHIIANGEPGIMNLINVQKYGRYGRESEDRAWLANPCSEIPLESYELCNLAEVFPSRCAGEDDFYRVLEYATFYASTVALLPTHRPETNAIVVRNRRIGVSLSGMADMLDQLGATELTRRLRRGYKVVRSANRKLASEAGVPPSIRVTTIKPSGTISQLAGVSSGMHFPTFQYALRRMRVGNDTAVCRLLKAAGVAHEPDVYSENTTVFAFPIDQGKTRKATEVSAWEQFAFLAMIQREWSDNMVSCTVYFDPETEGHQVEHMLAQFAPVIKSVSMLPHSESGAYKQMPYEGISRETYEEKLAAMPHIDWNKFADSDGIESRFCSNDTCEL, from the coding sequence ATGAGTGACAGTGACACAAAGATGATGATTACGGAGCGGTTTGAACTTAAAGAGCAGATCTGCGGCGCGCTGCGGCAGCGCAAACCGGAGTTCGGCTTTGGCGGTTTTGGGGAAACGACGTACTACCGAACTTACAGTCGGAAAATGGAGGACGGATCGCAGGAGCATTGGGCCGATACCGTCATCCGGGTGACGAACGGGGTGATGTCCGTCCGAAAACACCATTATGCGCTGAGCAGGCTGCATTGGGACGAAGGGTATTGGCAGTCGTACGCTGCCGAAATGGCCGAGGCGATGTTCGAGATGAAATGGCTGCCGCCGGGGCGGGGGCTCTGGGCGATGGGCACGGAGTATGTTTACACCCGGGGCGCCGCGGCGCTCAACAACTGTGGCGCGGTCGACACCGCCGACCTCGCCACCGCCGCGGACTGGACGATGGACATGCTGATGTGCGGCGTCGGGGTCGGTTTCAACACCGCATGGAAGGGGCGGGGTACGGCCGTGCCGGACAAATCGCGCCCGGTACCTTTTGTCATTCCAGACAGCAGGGAAGGGTGGGTCGCATCGGTAAGGCTGCTGATCGAAAGCTACACCAGGGGCGGGGCGTGGTTCACATTCGACTACGATATGATCCGGCCCGCGGGGGCGCCTATCAGGGGCTTCGGCGGTACTGCTTCGGGACCGGAGCCGCTCAAGACGCTTCACCGAAGGATAGAGAGCTATCTGGACGCTTTTTGCGCCGGAGAAACGGATGCGACGCGCTGCACCGCCGATATCTTCAATGCCATCGGCGCCTGTGTCGTGGCCGGCAATGTGCGCCGCAGTGCCGAGATCGCCCTGGGGTCGGCGGAGGATGAGAGCTTTCTCTCCCTGAAAGATTATGAACGTTTCCCCGAACGTGCCGAGATCGGCTGGATGTCAAACAACACCGTTGTGCTGAAAAAGACGGAAGATTTTGCGAAACTCCCCATCATCGCAAAACACATTATCGCCAACGGCGAACCGGGCATCATGAACCTGATCAACGTGCAAAAATACGGGCGCTACGGCAGAGAGTCCGAAGACCGGGCGTGGCTGGCAAACCCCTGCAGCGAGATACCGCTCGAGAGTTACGAGCTGTGCAACCTGGCCGAGGTCTTTCCGTCGCGATGCGCGGGGGAAGACGACTTCTATAGGGTACTGGAGTACGCCACGTTTTACGCTTCAACGGTCGCGCTGCTGCCGACGCATCGCCCCGAAACAAACGCGATCGTGGTCCGCAACCGGCGCATTGGGGTCAGTCTTTCGGGCATGGCGGACATGCTGGACCAGCTGGGGGCGACCGAATTGACAAGGCGGCTGCGCAGGGGCTACAAGGTGGTGCGCTCGGCAAACCGCAAACTGGCGTCTGAAGCCGGCGTACCGCCCTCCATCCGGGTGACGACGATCAAGCCCTCGGGGACGATCTCGCAGCTGGCGGGCGTGAGCTCCGGGATGCACTTCCCGACGTTCCAATACGCTTTGCGGCGGATGCGCGTCGGCAATGATACCGCGGTCTGCCGTCTGCTCAAGGCGGCGGGCGTTGCGCATGAACCCGACGTCTACAGCGAGAACACGACCGTTTTCGCGTTTCCGATCGACCAGGGAAAAACTCGAAAGGCGACCGAGGTTTCCGCCTGGGAGCAGTTCGCTTTCCTCGCCATGATACAGCGCGAATGGAGCGACAACATGGTCAGCTGCACCGTCTATTTCGATCCCGAAACAGAGGGGCACCAGGTCGAGCACATGCTCGCGCAGTTCGCCCCGGTGATCAAATCGGTTTCCATGCTGCCGCACTCCGAGAGCGGGGCCTACAAGCAGATGCCCTACGAAGGGATCTCCCGGGAAACCTACGAAGAGAAGCTTGCCGCCATGCCGCATATCGACTGGAACAAGTTTGCGGACAGCGACGGGATCGAAAGCCGTTTTTGTTCAAACGATACCTGCGAGCTGTGA
- a CDS encoding DUF4395 domain-containing protein: MNLQSFLWDYGEKVPGYDVRVVNEREARAAAGILGILGTIIIFVGIGFNHIMAARIYLAFLFIDFTLRMISPKYVPSLLLGKFVVQNQKPEYVGGLQKRFAWTLGWLISLPMVWWFVINWDITFYKVLICVLCASLMFLESAFSICVGCMIYKLLTRIDPVHCPGGTCELRIKEPIQKFNPVQKVIAALTVVGFLVGTYAFLAYEEPKTFFGEFLHEAVLTESQLIKEKEEAYQRELEKEFGDDDF; the protein is encoded by the coding sequence TTGAACCTTCAGAGTTTTTTATGGGATTATGGAGAAAAAGTACCCGGGTACGACGTCAGAGTCGTCAATGAAAGAGAAGCCAGAGCCGCGGCGGGGATCCTTGGAATCCTCGGGACCATTATCATCTTCGTCGGGATAGGCTTCAACCACATCATGGCAGCGAGAATCTATTTGGCCTTTTTATTTATAGATTTTACGCTGAGAATGATCAGTCCGAAATACGTCCCTTCCCTGCTGCTGGGCAAGTTTGTCGTGCAGAACCAGAAACCGGAATATGTCGGCGGACTGCAGAAGCGCTTTGCGTGGACGCTGGGCTGGCTGATCTCCCTGCCGATGGTCTGGTGGTTCGTCATCAACTGGGACATCACCTTCTACAAAGTACTTATCTGTGTCCTCTGCGCGTCGCTGATGTTCCTGGAGAGCGCCTTCTCCATCTGCGTCGGCTGTATGATCTACAAGCTGCTCACGCGCATTGACCCGGTCCACTGTCCGGGCGGCACCTGCGAGCTCCGTATCAAAGAGCCGATCCAGAAGTTCAACCCGGTCCAAAAGGTGATCGCGGCCCTGACCGTCGTCGGCTTCCTGGTGGGCACCTACGCCTTTTTGGCCTACGAGGAGCCCAAGACCTTCTTCGGCGAGTTTCTTCATGAAGCCGTTTTGACGGAATCGCAATTGATCAAAGAGAAAGAAGAAGCGTACCAGAGGGAGCTGGAGAAAGAGTTCGGAGACGACGACTTCTAG
- a CDS encoding DUF2846 domain-containing protein, whose translation MRFKLTTTTLLALGTAIIMSGCGAKGPTFSKIEKPEKDMGLVYIYRPSSFIGGGIYYDIHVTDQDGNDKVIGTLRNGGYFQYTSQPGEKEFWAKTEAKSSVTIDIEPNKMYCIKGEVGIGFIAGRPHLTVVDNKLCEEEIKDTQLSSD comes from the coding sequence ATGCGATTTAAACTTACCACTACCACCTTGCTGGCACTGGGTACAGCAATCATCATGTCCGGATGCGGCGCAAAAGGGCCGACCTTTTCGAAAATCGAAAAGCCTGAAAAAGACATGGGACTTGTCTACATATACCGCCCGTCAAGTTTTATAGGAGGCGGTATCTATTATGATATCCATGTGACTGATCAGGATGGCAATGACAAAGTGATCGGCACGTTGAGAAACGGCGGCTATTTCCAATACACCAGTCAACCGGGCGAAAAAGAGTTCTGGGCCAAAACAGAAGCCAAAAGCTCCGTCACGATTGATATTGAACCGAACAAAATGTACTGCATCAAAGGAGAGGTCGGTATCGGATTTATCGCCGGAAGACCCCACTTGACAGTTGTTGACAACAAACTATGCGAAGAAGAGATCAAAGATACGCAGTTAAGCAGTGACTGA
- a CDS encoding DUF21 domain-containing protein, which translates to MEITSLDLLNWLGIAFCITQSAMFSGLNLAFFSISKMRLHIDMSKGDAAAAKVYAMREDPNFLLTTILWGNVGINVLLTLLSNSVMAGIIAFVFSTFVITLFGEIIPQAYFSRNALKMASTLTPLLRFYQLLLWPLAKPSAKMLDLWLGREAVQFLRENEIEEMLKLHIQERDSEITRTEGVGALNFLAMDDLKVGEEGEPIEPLSIIPLKFEGSVPQFPEIASSSKDPFLRRVQRPHKSWIILTDMRDNPRLVMDADGFINAALFEFDTFDPMEHCHRPTIITNMETTLGYILPGLQVDPEHMEDDVIDQDIILVWGTERRIITGADILGRLLRGIVAK; encoded by the coding sequence ATGGAGATTACATCTTTGGACCTGCTCAACTGGCTCGGTATCGCCTTCTGCATCACGCAGTCGGCGATGTTCTCCGGGCTCAACCTCGCTTTTTTCAGCATCAGCAAAATGCGACTGCATATCGATATGTCCAAAGGCGATGCTGCCGCGGCAAAGGTCTACGCCATGCGCGAAGACCCGAACTTTCTGCTGACGACGATCCTCTGGGGCAATGTCGGCATCAACGTTCTGCTGACCCTACTTTCCAATTCCGTGATGGCCGGCATCATCGCCTTTGTCTTTTCGACCTTCGTCATCACCCTCTTCGGCGAGATCATCCCCCAGGCTTATTTCTCCCGAAACGCCCTTAAAATGGCCTCCACACTGACCCCCCTGCTGCGCTTTTACCAGCTGCTCCTCTGGCCGTTGGCCAAACCCTCTGCCAAGATGCTCGACCTCTGGCTGGGACGGGAGGCGGTGCAGTTCCTGCGCGAAAACGAGATCGAGGAGATGCTCAAACTGCATATCCAGGAACGCGATTCCGAGATCACGCGGACCGAAGGGGTCGGCGCACTGAATTTCCTCGCCATGGACGACCTTAAAGTCGGCGAAGAGGGCGAACCCATCGAACCGCTAAGCATCATTCCCCTCAAGTTCGAGGGCAGCGTGCCGCAGTTCCCCGAAATCGCCTCCTCGTCCAAAGACCCCTTCTTGCGCCGGGTCCAGAGACCCCACAAGTCATGGATCATCCTGACAGACATGCGTGACAACCCCCGCCTCGTCATGGATGCCGACGGCTTTATCAACGCCGCCCTCTTCGAATTCGACACCTTCGACCCCATGGAGCACTGCCACCGCCCGACAATCATCACCAATATGGAAACGACACTCGGTTACATTCTGCCGGGTCTGCAGGTCGATCCGGAGCATATGGAAGACGACGTCATCGACCAGGACATTATCCTAGTCTGGGGAACCGAACGGCGCATTATCACCGGGGCGGACATTCTCGGGCGGCTGCTGCGGGGCATCGTGGCAAAATAA
- a CDS encoding lipid A deacylase LpxR family protein: MRFIIGLLSAGLFLPLFAQSWSFSIDNDMIFGSDDKYTGGFQVGWMSDELGASEKGSFQYGYVRGMRDLLRAVYPFDLSDMKQNGAISLQGIAITPEDTNETEPVYDDVPYMGSTALTASLFIWNEHIFHEVLMTLGVMGPSSGAEVVQKGLHRLLRIDEPQGWDNQVPARLLFQAGYVMGTRQYSVRVAERYTFEWFNSLSVNAGSSYVGAGGGTAVRIGENAPKNFVTISGIVNRSLAHQLNLETRRRTWGWSVNLALFADVIGYFYMHEYAKQHGYDFEMPTTIITGLLGFDLYYNRLRASLELYPSRPIGQYVRSNYFGRLNLVLQVP; the protein is encoded by the coding sequence GTGCGTTTCATCATCGGGCTGCTGTCGGCGGGGCTGTTCCTGCCGCTCTTTGCACAGAGCTGGTCGTTTTCGATCGACAACGACATGATCTTCGGGTCGGACGACAAATACACCGGCGGTTTCCAGGTCGGCTGGATGAGCGATGAACTGGGTGCAAGTGAAAAGGGGAGTTTTCAATACGGCTACGTCAGGGGGATGCGCGATCTGCTGAGGGCCGTTTACCCGTTTGACCTCTCCGATATGAAGCAAAACGGGGCCATCAGCCTCCAGGGGATCGCCATTACACCCGAAGATACGAATGAGACCGAACCCGTCTACGATGACGTTCCCTATATGGGGTCGACGGCCCTGACAGCGTCGCTGTTTATCTGGAATGAGCATATCTTCCACGAGGTGCTGATGACGCTGGGGGTCATGGGGCCCTCTTCGGGGGCGGAAGTCGTGCAGAAGGGTTTGCACCGGTTGTTACGGATCGATGAACCGCAGGGGTGGGACAATCAGGTGCCGGCCCGGCTGCTGTTCCAGGCCGGCTATGTGATGGGAACGCGCCAATACTCTGTCCGTGTCGCAGAACGTTACACCTTCGAGTGGTTCAACAGCCTCTCTGTCAATGCGGGGAGCAGCTATGTCGGAGCGGGCGGGGGCACGGCCGTGCGTATTGGGGAGAATGCTCCCAAAAACTTTGTCACGATCAGTGGGATCGTCAACCGTTCGCTTGCCCACCAGCTTAACCTGGAAACACGAAGGAGGACGTGGGGATGGAGCGTCAACCTCGCTCTTTTCGCCGATGTGATCGGCTATTTTTACATGCATGAGTACGCCAAACAGCACGGGTATGATTTCGAGATGCCGACGACGATTATCACGGGGCTGCTGGGATTCGATCTCTATTACAATAGGCTGCGGGCTTCGCTGGAGCTCTACCCCAGCCGTCCGATCGGGCAGTATGTCCGCTCCAACTATTTCGGGCGTTTGAACCTGGTGCTACAGGTACCGTAA
- a CDS encoding ABC transporter permease translates to MKKHLANIYLLGIKELRSLLRDKMMLFLIIYSFTFAIYVKATSTSTELVNVPVAFVDADRSALSMRIMDAFYLPRFLPPDLISAKAADAGMEEGRYTFIITVPPSFEKELLQGRHPTLQVNIDATRMSQAGIGAGYIQQMVNDEVREFLYGQRTSAALPVEVVTRMKYNPTLDSIRFGSIMEVIGQISLLSIMLAGAALIREREHGTLEHLMVMPLNAAEIMLSKVWSMGLVVLAGVTFSIEIVVQRILSVPVEGSLTLFLFGSLLMLFSTTSMGIFMGTVARTMPQLGLIIILTILPLQILSGGVTPFESMPQGLQNVMLLMPTSHFVSMAQAVLYRGAGIDIVWPELLAISGIGVVFFLLGLFFFRRSLATAS, encoded by the coding sequence ATGAAAAAGCATCTTGCGAACATCTACCTTTTGGGCATCAAGGAGCTTCGCAGCCTGCTGCGGGACAAGATGATGCTTTTCCTGATCATCTACTCTTTTACCTTCGCCATCTATGTCAAGGCGACCTCCACCTCGACGGAGCTGGTCAATGTGCCCGTGGCCTTCGTCGACGCGGACCGTTCGGCCCTCTCCATGCGGATCATGGACGCCTTCTACCTGCCCCGGTTCCTTCCGCCGGACCTGATCAGTGCCAAAGCGGCCGACGCCGGGATGGAAGAGGGACGCTACACCTTTATTATCACGGTACCCCCCTCGTTCGAGAAGGAGCTGCTCCAGGGGAGGCATCCGACGCTCCAGGTCAACATCGACGCGACGCGGATGTCCCAGGCCGGCATCGGGGCCGGCTACATCCAGCAGATGGTCAACGACGAAGTCCGGGAGTTCCTCTACGGTCAAAGGACATCGGCAGCGCTGCCGGTGGAAGTCGTCACGCGCATGAAGTACAACCCCACGCTCGACAGCATCCGTTTCGGCAGCATCATGGAGGTGATCGGGCAGATATCGCTGCTCTCCATCATGCTCGCAGGAGCGGCGCTGATCCGCGAGCGGGAACACGGCACGCTGGAACACCTGATGGTCATGCCGCTGAATGCGGCGGAAATCATGCTCTCGAAGGTGTGGTCGATGGGCCTTGTCGTGCTTGCCGGTGTCACGTTCTCGATCGAGATCGTCGTGCAGAGAATTCTTTCCGTCCCCGTCGAGGGGTCGCTGACGCTCTTTTTGTTCGGATCGTTGCTGATGCTGTTTTCGACGACGTCGATGGGGATCTTTATGGGAACGGTCGCCCGGACGATGCCGCAGCTGGGGCTGATCATCATTCTTACGATCCTGCCGCTGCAGATCCTCTCGGGAGGGGTGACTCCCTTTGAAAGCATGCCGCAGGGGCTGCAGAACGTCATGCTGCTGATGCCGACGAGCCACTTCGTCAGCATGGCGCAGGCGGTGCTCTATCGCGGCGCCGGTATTGACATCGTCTGGCCGGAGCTGCTTGCCATCAGCGGGATCGGCGTCGTCTTTTTCCTGCTGGGGCTCTTTTTCTTCCGCCGTAGCCTGGCCACTGCTTCATGA